The Methylomonas koyamae genome has a segment encoding these proteins:
- the nirJ gene encoding heme d1 biosynthesis radical SAM protein NirJ: protein MFRLSQYMREVLAPTPLQPARKPSGPVVIWNLIRRCNLTCKHCYTTSADIDFPGELTTPEIYAVMDDLKAFKVPVLILSGGEPLLHPDIFAISQRARDMGFYVALSSNGTLINSSNIEQIAAIDYQYIGVSLDGMREAHDKFRQKQGSFDASLAGIRLCRDHGIKAGVRFTLTQDNAHDFGALLQLMDDEDIDKFYLSHLNYGGRGNKNRKDDAEFQLTRNVMDALFEKSLGWEQQGLHREVVTGNNDADAVYFLNWVKRRFPERAEHIRAKLQQWGGNASGVNVANIDNLGNVHPDTFWWHYGLGNVRKRPFSEIWQDTSDPLMAGLKASPRPLQGRCGSCGYQSICNGNTRVRAQQLTGDFWAEDPGCYLVDEEIAG from the coding sequence ATGTTCCGTCTCAGCCAATACATGCGCGAAGTGCTGGCGCCGACGCCGTTGCAGCCGGCGCGCAAACCGTCCGGGCCGGTCGTGATCTGGAATCTGATCCGGCGTTGTAATCTGACCTGCAAGCATTGCTATACCACTTCCGCCGATATCGATTTCCCCGGCGAACTGACGACACCGGAAATCTACGCAGTAATGGACGACTTGAAAGCGTTCAAGGTGCCGGTGTTAATTCTGTCCGGCGGCGAGCCGCTGCTGCATCCCGATATTTTTGCCATATCGCAACGCGCTCGCGATATGGGGTTTTACGTAGCATTGTCCAGCAACGGCACATTGATCAACTCCAGCAACATCGAGCAAATTGCAGCGATAGATTACCAATACATCGGTGTCAGCCTGGACGGCATGCGCGAGGCGCACGATAAATTTAGGCAGAAACAAGGCTCTTTCGATGCCTCGCTGGCCGGCATCCGTCTATGCCGCGACCACGGCATCAAGGCCGGAGTGCGTTTTACGTTGACGCAAGATAACGCCCACGATTTCGGCGCGTTGTTGCAGTTGATGGATGACGAGGATATCGACAAGTTTTATTTGTCGCATCTGAATTACGGCGGCCGCGGTAACAAGAACCGTAAGGATGACGCGGAGTTTCAATTGACCCGCAACGTGATGGATGCCTTGTTCGAGAAATCGCTGGGCTGGGAGCAGCAAGGTCTGCATCGGGAGGTCGTCACCGGCAATAACGATGCCGATGCCGTGTATTTCCTGAACTGGGTCAAGCGGCGTTTTCCGGAGCGGGCCGAACATATCCGGGCCAAACTGCAGCAATGGGGCGGCAATGCCTCCGGCGTCAATGTGGCCAATATCGATAACTTGGGCAATGTCCATCCCGATACCTTCTGGTGGCATTACGGCTTGGGTAACGTGCGGAAGCGACCGTTCTCCGAGATTTGGCAGGATACCTCGGACCCGTTGATGGCCGGCCTGAAAGCTTCGCCGCGGCCGTTGCAGGGGCGTTGCGGCAGTTGCGGTTACCAGTCTATCTGCAATGGCAACACCCGGGTCCGGGCGCAGCAATTGACTGGCGATTTTTGGGCGGAAGATCCGGGTTGCTATTTGGTTGACGAGGAAATTGCCGGCTAA
- a CDS encoding AsnC family transcriptional regulator: MNIDAVDRQIIQATQAGLPLVAQPYQAVAEELGLPVEDVMQRLARMQRDGIIRRIAAVPNHYKLGYRYNGMTVWDVADRYVDSLGPQVAELPFVSHCYQRPRHLPDWPYNLFAMVHGKTEQDAERQVAAIAELLGERARSHEVLYSTKILKKTGLRIGG; this comes from the coding sequence ATGAATATTGATGCGGTCGACCGTCAAATTATCCAAGCTACCCAGGCCGGTTTGCCGTTGGTGGCGCAGCCCTATCAGGCGGTCGCCGAGGAGTTGGGCTTACCTGTCGAAGATGTTATGCAGCGGCTGGCACGGATGCAGCGAGACGGGATCATCCGCCGCATCGCCGCGGTGCCCAACCACTACAAACTGGGCTACCGTTACAACGGCATGACGGTTTGGGATGTTGCCGATCGCTACGTCGATAGTCTGGGGCCGCAAGTGGCCGAATTGCCATTCGTCAGCCATTGTTACCAACGGCCGCGGCATTTGCCGGACTGGCCCTACAATCTGTTCGCGATGGTGCATGGCAAGACCGAACAAGACGCCGAGCGGCAGGTGGCGGCCATCGCCGAGTTATTGGGCGAGCGGGCCCGCAGCCATGAAGTGCTTTACAGCACTAAAATTCTGAAAAAGACCGGCCTGCGCATCGGAGGATAA
- the erpA gene encoding iron-sulfur cluster insertion protein ErpA produces the protein MADPIVFTDSAAQKVAGLIQEEGNDNLKLRVYISGGGCSGFQYGFTFDEEVNEDDTQIVNGGVIVLIDSMSIQYLNGAEIDYKEDLSGAQFVIRNPNATTTCGCGSSFSA, from the coding sequence ATGGCAGATCCAATTGTATTTACCGATAGCGCTGCGCAAAAAGTCGCGGGTTTGATTCAAGAAGAGGGTAACGACAATCTTAAACTGCGGGTTTATATCAGTGGCGGCGGCTGTTCCGGCTTCCAGTACGGCTTTACTTTCGATGAAGAAGTGAACGAGGACGATACGCAAATCGTGAACGGCGGAGTCATCGTGTTGATCGATTCGATGAGCATTCAGTACCTGAACGGCGCGGAAATCGACTACAAGGAAGATTTGTCGGGTGCACAGTTCGTGATTCGCAATCCCAACGCCACGACCACTTGCGGTTGCGGCTCGTCGTTTTCAGCTTAA
- a CDS encoding Lrp/AsnC family transcriptional regulator, translating into MDPSDKAIVNRLQQGFPICDSPFRYVAEELGIAESELLARLQTMLAEGVLSRFGPMYHAEQMGGALTLAALKVPDDRFDEVAEIVNAFPEVAHNYARNHVLNMWFVLATEKPEQVSAVIGRIEDATGLAVYNMPKISEYYVGLQLEA; encoded by the coding sequence ATGGATCCCTCCGATAAAGCCATTGTTAACCGGCTGCAGCAAGGCTTCCCCATCTGCGACTCGCCTTTTCGTTACGTCGCCGAAGAGCTGGGTATAGCCGAATCCGAATTGTTGGCCCGGTTGCAAACCATGCTGGCCGAAGGCGTGCTGTCGCGTTTCGGGCCGATGTACCATGCCGAACAAATGGGTGGGGCGCTGACGCTGGCAGCGTTGAAAGTACCTGACGATCGGTTCGACGAAGTGGCGGAAATCGTCAACGCCTTTCCGGAAGTCGCTCACAACTATGCGCGTAACCATGTTTTGAATATGTGGTTTGTATTGGCCACCGAGAAGCCGGAACAGGTATCTGCGGTAATCGGCCGGATTGAGGACGCGACCGGTTTGGCCGTCTACAACATGCCGAAAATCAGCGAATACTATGTCGGCTTGCAATTGGAAGCGTGA
- a CDS encoding peptidoglycan DD-metalloendopeptidase family protein, whose amino-acid sequence MKNRILKSALLGACTVVAASASYGLIPHKGLEDAKILEQDKLISSRLDRYTNYSQTKPKIQHLDVTEELEHTVKSGENLSSIFSDLNLSREDLHKIVHANATGKQFAAVEPGQDVVATLNSSGELERLTYAKNPFETLIATRHDDGFDVELLSKKVDYQVASAKATIHSSLFEDGTQAGLPEKIILKLADIFAWDIDFALNLRDGDEFTVVYEKLFVEGREFDTGDILSVEFVNQGKTYTAVRFEDNQGNTGYYTPDGNGLRKAFLQTPMDFAKISSHFNLHRKHPILNTIRAHKGVDYSAAIGTPVKTTGDGKIVFRGIRNGYGNVVEIEHGQKYSTLYAHLSGFKSGQKVGSSIKQGDVIGYVGKTGLATGPHLHYEFRIGGQHVNPVTVKLPHSMPMDKALLAKFKAQTQPLVAQLRQAKGDAQVAQN is encoded by the coding sequence GTGAAGAACAGAATACTCAAGTCGGCGCTGTTAGGCGCTTGTACCGTTGTTGCCGCAAGCGCAAGTTACGGATTGATCCCGCACAAAGGTTTGGAAGACGCCAAAATTCTGGAACAAGACAAACTGATCTCTTCCAGACTCGATCGATACACCAATTACAGTCAAACCAAACCCAAAATCCAACACCTCGACGTCACCGAGGAGTTGGAACACACCGTCAAATCCGGCGAAAACCTTTCCAGCATTTTCTCGGACTTAAACCTGAGCCGCGAAGACCTACATAAAATTGTCCATGCCAACGCCACCGGCAAGCAATTTGCTGCAGTCGAACCAGGACAAGATGTCGTTGCCACGCTTAATTCGTCTGGAGAACTGGAACGGTTGACTTACGCCAAAAACCCATTCGAAACGCTGATTGCCACGCGCCACGACGACGGATTCGATGTCGAACTGCTCAGCAAGAAAGTCGACTACCAAGTCGCCAGCGCCAAAGCCACCATCCACTCCTCGTTGTTCGAAGACGGCACCCAAGCCGGACTGCCGGAGAAGATCATCCTTAAACTGGCCGACATCTTTGCCTGGGACATCGATTTTGCATTGAATTTGCGCGACGGCGACGAGTTCACCGTGGTTTACGAAAAGCTATTCGTGGAAGGGCGCGAATTCGACACCGGCGACATCCTCTCGGTGGAATTCGTCAACCAAGGCAAGACTTATACCGCGGTACGCTTCGAAGACAACCAAGGCAATACCGGCTATTACACGCCGGACGGCAACGGCTTGCGCAAAGCCTTCCTGCAAACGCCGATGGACTTCGCCAAAATCAGCTCACACTTCAACCTACACCGCAAACACCCGATATTGAACACAATTCGTGCCCACAAGGGCGTGGATTACTCCGCCGCCATCGGCACGCCGGTCAAAACCACCGGTGACGGCAAAATCGTGTTCCGCGGCATCCGAAACGGCTACGGTAATGTAGTGGAAATCGAACACGGCCAAAAATATTCGACGCTCTATGCCCATCTGTCGGGTTTCAAATCCGGCCAGAAAGTGGGAAGCAGCATCAAACAAGGCGACGTGATCGGTTACGTCGGCAAAACCGGCTTGGCCACCGGCCCGCATTTACATTACGAATTCCGTATCGGCGGCCAACACGTCAATCCGGTCACGGTGAAATTGCCTCATTCGATGCCGATGGATAAAGCTTTGCTAGCCAAATTCAAGGCTCAGACCCAACCGCTGGTCGCGCAACTGAGGCAAGCCAAAGGCGACGCGCAGGTGGCGCAAAACTAA
- a CDS encoding SixA phosphatase family protein: MLITFLRHATAQEHTQAKADADRALTDKGIKQVKRLAAFCERNQLIPGNLFCSPVLRAQQTADLLHAYLPGCPAAQSTDWLAIGAAPHQIGEQLNLLANHGGEDIWLVGHEPDFSECISQLLNTSADVLCIKKASLTRLEVDFASPHSTTLLWSLPCALMR; this comes from the coding sequence ATGCTGATCACGTTTCTGAGACACGCCACCGCGCAAGAACATACCCAGGCAAAAGCCGATGCAGACCGGGCGCTTACCGACAAAGGAATTAAACAGGTCAAACGGCTGGCCGCCTTCTGCGAAAGAAACCAACTTATCCCCGGAAACCTGTTTTGCAGCCCGGTGTTGCGCGCCCAACAAACGGCCGATCTACTCCACGCCTATTTACCCGGCTGCCCCGCTGCGCAGAGTACCGATTGGCTGGCGATCGGCGCAGCCCCGCATCAAATTGGGGAACAATTGAACTTGCTGGCAAACCACGGCGGAGAGGACATATGGTTAGTCGGCCACGAACCGGATTTTTCGGAGTGCATCTCCCAATTGCTGAATACGTCGGCCGATGTGCTATGCATCAAAAAAGCCTCTTTGACCCGCCTCGAAGTCGATTTCGCGTCGCCGCATTCGACGACGCTGCTGTGGAGCCTGCCGTGCGCATTAATGCGTTAA
- a CDS encoding anhydro-N-acetylmuramic acid kinase gives MAELYIGLMSGTSIDGIDAGLVDFSDHKIALVEFHYQAFPSELRQSIQTVSQANQAVLLQDYGTLDSRIGRLFGETANALLTKAGIPASAVTAIGSHGQTVYHAPAGIDGFTLQIGDPNRIAEITGITTVADFRRRDIAAGGQGAPLVPAFHQAVFSDSSQVRTVVNIGGIANITVLDDKPAIGFDTGPGNGLLDYWYQQHHSGVFDPGGDWATSGRTNQELLTKLKDDPYFRLAPPKSTGKEYFSAAWLQQKIEAFGDLPAQDVQATLCQFSADTISAAIRQHAPGTTQVFICGGGAHNRHLLRLLAENMRLPVASTATIGIDPDHVEAIAFAWLARQTLNGLPGNLCSVTGAKVPVILGGIYPGGPGLS, from the coding sequence ATGGCCGAACTTTATATCGGCTTGATGTCCGGCACCAGCATCGATGGCATCGATGCTGGCCTGGTCGATTTCTCCGACCACAAAATTGCCTTGGTCGAATTCCATTACCAAGCCTTTCCCAGCGAACTACGCCAATCCATCCAGACCGTAAGCCAAGCCAATCAGGCTGTGCTATTGCAAGATTACGGCACTTTGGATAGCCGAATCGGCCGTTTATTCGGCGAAACCGCAAACGCACTGTTAACAAAAGCCGGAATACCGGCCAGTGCCGTCACCGCAATCGGTAGCCACGGCCAAACCGTTTACCACGCCCCGGCCGGCATCGACGGCTTCACACTACAAATCGGCGATCCGAACCGCATTGCCGAAATAACCGGCATTACCACGGTTGCCGACTTTCGCCGCCGCGACATCGCCGCCGGCGGTCAGGGCGCACCGCTGGTGCCCGCGTTCCACCAAGCGGTATTCAGCGATTCGAGCCAGGTCAGAACCGTGGTCAACATCGGCGGTATCGCCAATATCACGGTGCTCGACGACAAGCCGGCTATCGGTTTCGACACCGGCCCCGGCAATGGATTGCTCGACTATTGGTATCAACAACACCATTCGGGCGTGTTCGATCCTGGCGGCGACTGGGCGACCAGCGGACGAACCAATCAAGAGCTGTTAACTAAATTGAAAGACGATCCGTATTTCCGTTTAGCGCCACCGAAAAGCACCGGCAAAGAGTATTTTTCTGCCGCCTGGCTGCAACAGAAAATCGAAGCATTCGGCGACTTACCGGCACAAGACGTTCAAGCGACTCTGTGCCAATTCAGCGCGGACACCATCTCAGCAGCCATTCGCCAGCACGCTCCCGGAACCACGCAAGTGTTCATTTGCGGCGGGGGTGCCCATAACCGGCACTTATTGCGCTTGTTGGCGGAAAACATGCGGCTTCCGGTCGCATCGACGGCAACCATAGGCATCGATCCGGATCACGTCGAAGCGATTGCGTTTGCTTGGCTGGCCCGGCAAACCCTGAACGGCTTGCCGGGTAACCTTTGTAGCGTCACCGGCGCCAAAGTGCCCGTGATTCTGGGAGGAATTTACCCGGGCGGGCCAGGATTAAGCTGA